A part of Leishmania panamensis strain MHOM/PA/94/PSC-1 chromosome 34 sequence genomic DNA contains:
- a CDS encoding 60S ribosomal protein L2, putative (TriTrypDB/GeneDB-style sysID: LpmP.34.1300) has protein sequence MGKTVLSCRKGNGSVYQVHGHKRLGSAKLRILDYAERHGYMRGVVKSIEHEAGRGAALARVEFRHPYKFRRVKELMVAPEGMFTGQSVFCGQKAPLAIGNVLPLGQITEGCIVCNVEAKPGDRGTLARASGDYCIIISHNHETGRTRLKLPSGQKKSVPSTSRAMIGIISGGGRIEKPVLKAGNSFYRFRGKRNCWPKVRGVARNPVEHPHGGGNHQHIGHPSTVSRHSPPGQKVGLIAARRTGRIRGGKAVKGAWHPEE, from the coding sequence ATGGGTAAGACTGTGCTGAGCTGCCGCAAGGGCAACGGCTCTGTGTACCAGGTGCACGGCCACAAGCGCCTCGGCTCCGCCAAGCTGCGCATTCTGGACTACGCCGAGCGCCACGGCTACATGCGCGGCGTGGTGAAGTCGATCGAGCACGAGGCTGGTCGtggtgcggcgctggcgcgcgtGGAGTTCCGCCATCCGTACAAGTTCCGCCGTGTGAAGGAGCTGATGGTGGCGCCGGAAGGCATGTTCACTGGTCAGTCGGTGTTCTGCGGCCAGAAGGCGCCGCTCGCGATCGGCAACGTGCTGCCCCTGGGCCAGATCACGGAGGGCTGCATCGTGTGCAACGTGGAGGCGAAGCCTGGCGACCGCGGCACACTTGCGCGCGCGTCCGGCGACTACTGCATCATCATCTCGCACAACCACGAGACGGGCCGCACGCGCCTGAAGCTGCCGAGCGGGCAGAAGAAGTCTGTGCCGAGCACAAGCCGCGCGATGATCGGCatcatcagcggcggcgggcgtATCGAGAAGCCCGTGCTGAAGGCCGGTAACTCGTTCTACCGCTTCCGCGGCAAGCGCAACTGCTGGCCCAAGGTGCGTGGTGTTGCCCGCAACCCGGTGGAGCACCCGCACGGTGGTGGTAATCATCAGCACATTGGTCACCCGTCGACGGTGTCGCGCCACTCGCCGCCGGGCCAGAAGGTGGGCCTGATCGCTgcccgccgcaccggccgTATTCGCGGTGGTAAGGCTGTCAAGGGCGCGTGGCACCCGGAGGAGTAA
- the PEX5 gene encoding peroxisome targeting signal 1 receptor, putative (TriTrypDB/GeneDB-style sysID: LpmP.34.1290) translates to MDCNTGMQLGQQLAKDTMMSHGGVPMSGIMSEQDALMPNVQVACTNPMMEAQWAQNFQQQQAMQAMRQQHEMEQAFQNSQQQQVAVVQGGQMLGMARPSLPQLMTQQQQQASMMNAAMMSQGMMAANMGFGMMMPRTQYQPLSNLSALQPKQQQQQQQQQTLVNLAPAAQDSAWADQLSQQQWNTDYSQVQVFGTAGTESKTAEERIKDSEFYKFMDQIKNKEVLIDEEKGELVPGPGPEVVVPEDTEYLRDWAAMEGMNMPESVFQPLPSSSAMTPPANRDPDSYVEEMDMAENDVEDWAQEYAEMQERLQKVTNSTDYPFEPNNPYMFHDLPYEEGMEMLQLGNLAEAALAFEAVCHKDSSNEKAWQVLGTTQAENEKDGLAIIALNNARQLNPRNLEVHAALSVSHTNERNTDAAMDSLKAWLVQHPEYEQLASVSIPPNPDLDVQDTFFFADPSRMREVRTLYDAAIEMNPSDSQLFTNLGVLHNVAHEFDEAAECFRKAVALHPADPKLWNKLGATLANGGHPDQALEAYNHALDINPGYVRAMYNMAVAYSNMSQYNMAARQIVKAIASQQGGTNPSGEGSILATRSMWDLLRMTLNLMDRDDLVQLTYTENLEPFVKEFGLEAHV, encoded by the coding sequence ATGGACTGCAACACCGGAATGCAGCTGGGGCAGCAGCTCGCTAAGGACACCATGATGTCGCACGGCGGTGTGCCCATGAGCGGCATCATGTCAGAGCAGGATGCCCTGATGCCGAACGTACAGGTGGCATGCACTAACCCCATGATGGAGGCTCAGTGGGCACAGAAttttcagcagcagcaggcgatgCAAGCaatgcggcagcagcacgagatGGAGCAGGCATTTCAgaactcgcagcagcagcaggttgCCGTTGTGCAGGGCGGACAGATGCTTGGCATGGCTAGaccatcgctgccgcagctcatgacgcagcagcagcagcaagcatCCATGATGAATGCCGCTATGATGAGCCAGGGGATGATGGCGGCCAACATGGGTTTTGGCATGATGATGCCACGCACGCAGTATCAGCCGTTATCCAACCTGTCCGCGCTGCAGCCcaagcagcaacaacagcagcagcagcagcagacactGGTGAACCTagcaccggcggcgcaggaCTCGGCGTGGGCGGACCAACtcagccagcagcagtggaacACCGACTACTCACAGGTGCAGGTATTCGGCACAGCAGGGACGGAGAGCAAGACGGCGGAGGAGCGCATTAAGGACAGCGAATTCTACAAATTTATGGACCAGATCAAGAACAAGGAGGTACTGATTgacgaggagaagggcgagCTAGTGCCGGGCCCCGGGCCCGAGGTCGTGGTCCCGGAGGACACGGAGTACCTTCGCGACTGGGCCGCGATGGAGGGGATGAACATGCCGGAGAGCGTCTTccagccgctgccatcgtcgAGCGCGATGACACCTCCGGCGAACAGGGATCCGGACTCGTATGTCGAGGAAATGGACATGGCCGAGAACGACGTCGAGGACTGGGCGCAGGAGTATGCGGAGATGCAGGAGCGCCTGCAGAAGGTGACGAACAGTACTGATTACCCCTTCGAGCCAAACAACCCATACATGTTTCACGACTTGCCGTACGAGGAGGGGATGGAGATGCTCCAGCTTGGCAACCTGGCCGAGGCGGCTCTTGCCTTTGAGGCTGTATGCCATAAGGATAGCAGTAATGAGAAGGCATGGCAGGTCCTCGGCACGACGCAGGCGGAAAACGAGAAGGATGGGCTGGCCATCATTGCCCTTAACAATGCCCGGCAGCTGAACCCCCGCAACCTCGAGGTTCACGCCGCGCTGAGCGTGTCGCACACGAACGAGCGCAACACCGATGCTGCCATGGACTCGTTGAAAGCGTGGCTCGTACAGCACCCCGAGTATGAGCAGCTCGCCTCTGTTTCCATCCCGCCTAACCCGGATCTTGACGTGCAGGACACCTTCTTCTTTGCCGACCCGTCCCGTATGCGCGAGGTCCGCACTCTCTATGACGCTGCCATCGAGATGAACCCGAGCGACTCTCAGCTTTTTACAAATCTCGGCGTGCTGCACAACGTGGCTCATGAGTTCGACGAGGCTGCCGAGTGCTTCCGCAAGGCAGTCGCGCTACACCCTGCTGACCCCAAGTTGTGGAACAAGCTCGGGGCCACGCTGGCGAACGGTGGCCACCCTGACCAGGCACTGGAGGCGTACAACCACGCTCTGGACATCAACCCAGGCTACGTACGAGCCATGTACAACATGGCAGTCGCGTACAGCAACATGTCGCAGTACAACATGGCTGCCCGTCAAATTGTCAAGGCAATCGCGTCACAGCAAGGCGGCACGAATCCCAGTGGAGAGGGTTCCATTCTGGCAACACGAAGCATGTGGGACCTCCTGCGTATGACGCTGAACCTGATGGACCGCGATGACTTGGTTCAGCTGACGTACACCGAGAATTTGGAGCCGTTTGTGAAGGAGTTCGGCCTCGAGGCCCACGTCTAA